The genomic DNA GTTTCTCTTACACTATGGTCTGTCAATAATATGCCAAGCCCTTTGTTTTTTAATTGTTTTATAATCTGCTGGACATCAAAAACCGCAATGGGATCAACCCCGCTAAAAGGTTCATCCAAAAGAAGACATAATGGTTGTAGACATAATGCCCTTGTAATCTCAAGCCTTCTTCTTTCTCCTCCTGAAAGTGTATATGCTTTATTTTTTGCAAGATGAGATATCTTTAATTGTTCAAGAAGTATCCCCATCTTTTTTTTCCTCTCTTTTAAAGAAATATTAAGTGTTTCAAGTATTGCCATAATATTTTCTTCAACTGTAAGTCTCTGAAATATAGATGGTTCCTGAGAAAGATACCCAAGTCCAATCCTTGCCCTATGAGAAACAGAGAAACTTGTTATATCCTCCTTATTAAATATAACACTGCCTGAGTCCCCTTTGACACTTCCGACCGTGATATAAAATATTGTTGTTTTGCCTGCACCATTTGGTCCTAAAAGTCCTACAATCTCTCCCCTGTCCACGCTTATAGAAACTCCGTTGACAACCTTTCTTCCGCTATATTGCTTAATTAGATTTTTAATTTCAAGCAAACTCATATGTTGTAAAAATTTCAAACACCAAGATGCGAATTACAAATAAATGTCAAATAACAAATGTCAAATGACAAATAAATGACAAATTCCAAAGTTCAAATATCAAATAGATATCAACAGGTCATACTTTTTGTCATTTAGATTTTAACATTTGGCATTCGTCATCAGCTACCAGTCACCTGTCACCGGTCTCCTGTCAGCTATGTTCTACGATTGATCAGTGTAGCAGATCCTCTGCTGACCTGAATTATTCCCCTGGATAAAATATTAGTTTTGGTCTTTGTTTTTCACCTGTAATTGTAATCTTACCTGTATCTGTATCATAAATACCCTTATCGCCAAAAAGTTCATTTTCACCTTCTTTTAACCTCACATTGCCTTTTGCAATTATCTTCAATATTTTCCTATTCTGTGGGTCAAAAAATACTTCAACAGTGTCAGCAAAAAGCTCTCCTCTGTGATCTATCACATGCACATTTTCATTAAATACGGCTATGGACTTTTGAAAATCCACATCAAGAGGTCCTGTGCAGGTGATAATGGTAGGTTGAAGTGCAGGCTGTCCCTGTTCTTCTTGGGCGCCTGATTTTACTTCAAGTTTGACATCTTCTTTTAACTGTACCTGTTTTAGGCTCACCTCAGCAATTGCTCCTTTTCCAATTGCCTTAATGTTTTCCTTTTCAACAGATACAACATCTTTTGTTGTTATAGTTTTACTTTCTTCTATCCAGTTTAAAGAGTCTGTATACAGATTCACACCGTCGGATGTATGTGCTTTCACATTTTTTCTTAATTCAAGATTATTTGTATTCCTGTCAATTTTTCCCTCATCAGCAACAACCTTTACAAAACCTTCTTCACTATACGCAGTTGCAATGATAGTATCAAGAAGTACAATATTGCCCGCAATAAACTTTGCAGAACTTCCCTCCAGTTCCCATCTGACACCCTGCTGTCCCCTGCCAGATCTGTGTGAAACACGAAATCCTGAAACCTGCTGTTCAACAGGAGGTAGAACATTTTCTTGTACCTTCTTTTCCTGAACTTTACAACCAGAACAAACCGTAGTAATAAATATAAAAATCATAATTTTTCTGTACATATATTCCTCAATTTCTCTATGTTAACATTTACTGTGGACCGTTCTCTGTTCATCGAAGGTCGTATTCTGTAGGCCGTATTCCGTCGTCCGTTTTTTTACAGTATACAAAATACGATATACGAACGACGGCTTTTATCCATCGCCTCATCACCTGTCCCCTTGACTCCTACCTGCTACCTACTATATTTATGTCCCTACGCCAAACCATCTTCTGGATATAATCTGTGACCACATTGTCTGATCAAATTTATTCTGTGCCTTTAAAATAATATTACATACTTCTCTAACAGCACCCTGTCCGCCCCTTGATGTTGTAACAATATGAGATAGTTTTTTTAATTCTTCCTGCGCGCTGTTAACACTTACAGATAAACCGGCCCTCCTGATAGGACCTATATCATCCATATCATCTCCGATATATGCAATCTCTTGTTCTGATACCTTCCATTTCCTGATCACTTTATCAAAATAGCAATTTTTATCTTTTTTTACATTATATACCTTTACACAGGCAAGTTCATTTGCTCTCCTTGAAACTGCTCTACTTTTCCTTACACTGAACCAGATAACAGGTATATTTGCCTTTTTCAAAAGAAGAAGACCAAACCCATCCTGTGCGCTAAAATTCTTTAATTCATCTCCGAAATTATCATATACAATCCTGCCATCTGTAAGAACACCGTCCACATCTGTTATCAGAAGCCTTATTTTTGAAGCCCGTTCTGTTATAATGTCCATTGTCCCTCCTATTCAAACAAAAAACAGCCTTGTATATAAAAAGATGTAAATCTCTTTTACTTTTTCAAACAAATTCTTTAAAAAATCCAGGAATAAAAATTCAGGGGATATAAGACTAAATATGCAGGAGATGAGCAAAAGATTAAAAATATATATAATCTGCATTGAAAGTAAATAACCCACCTGTTCAATATCAGGCTGTTCTATTTTCAATGCCTCGGATGTATTAACAATATGAAATGTAAGTGAGGCGCCTATTGCAAAAATAAAAAAATTAAAATGATCAGAAATTTCTTTCCAGAATATTCCAGCAACATAATAGGCAAGTACAAAAATAAGTGTAAGAATCGGAATTATATACGGGAAAAGCAGTATCAGGATGTTAGACTTCGTGGTTTCAACAGAGCCTCCTTTTGGCAGGATTCTAAACCTTTTAACCCTTCCCCCTGTAAGCCAGGTGGGTATTGCATGAAGCACCTCGTGTGTAAATACATACAAAAATGTCGGTTTATAGATAATGGTATGAAAGATAAGATATGCAAGACACCCTAAAAGGAAAAAGAACGGTTCATCTCCTGATATTTGGACATCCCTTATATAATCGTAAAAAGAAAGAGTTGATGCCACTACAAGGGGGATAAGAAAAATTGTAATAATAAATTTTATAATCCCGCTAAAAAACGAACCTTTTGTTTTAGAATGTTTTTTTGGTGGTTCTTTTTTATTTTTTTCTGATGACATCCTGCCCATCCATGTATTTTATCAAAGCATTCGGAACTTGCACACTCCCATTTTTTTGCTGATAATTTTCAAGTATGCAGATAATTGTTCTTGCAAGAGCAACACCGGAACCGTTCAGTGTATGAACCAGCCCGCTTTTGCCTGTGGTACGATTTTTATACCTTATATTTGCCCTTCGGGCTTGAAAATCCTCAAAGTTTGAACAGGAAGAAACCTCTAGATATGTATTTGCAACATGGGCCCAGCCTTCTATATCATAACACTTGCTTGCGGCAAAACTTGTCCCCTGTGCTGATAACAACATAACCCTGTAGGGAATATTTAACATCTGAAGTATCTTTTCTGCACATCCCAAAAGCGTTTCCAGTTCATCATATGAGTTTTCGGGTTTTACAATCTTCACAAGTTCAACCTTATCAAACTGGTGAACCCTTGTTAAGCCCTTTGTTTCTCTACCATATGTTCCGGCCTCTCTCCTGAAACAGGGCGTATATGCGGTTATATAAAGGGGAAGGTTTTCCTCGGGTATAGCCTCATTTGAATATATATTTGTAAGTGGAACCTCTGCTGTGGGAATAAGAAAAAGGTCATCATCTTTAAGCCTGTACATATCTTCTTCTAATTTTGGAAGTTGACCAGTAGCTGTCATTGAGGCCCTGTTGACAAGAAGCGGCGGCCAAACCTCCTTAAAATTATGCTCCTTTGTATGTGTATCAAGCATAAAACCTATAAGTGCTCTTACAAGTTTTGAACCATCGCCTTTGAACAGTGGAAACGCATGACCTGTAATTTTTGCCGCCCTCTGCATATCAAGTATATCAAGTTCTTCTGCTATCTGCATATGATTTTTAGGCTGAAAGTTAAATTTCCTGA from bacterium Unc6 includes the following:
- a CDS encoding LPS export ABC transporter ATP-binding protein — translated: MSLLEIKNLIKQYSGRKVVNGVSISVDRGEIVGLLGPNGAGKTTIFYITVGSVKGDSGSVIFNKEDITSFSVSHRARIGLGYLSQEPSIFQRLTVEENIMAILETLNISLKERKKKMGILLEQLKISHLAKNKAYTLSGGERRRLEITRALCLQPLCLLLDEPFSGVDPIAVFDVQQIIKQLKNKGLGILLTDHSVRETLTITDRAYIINRGEILVSGTAEALINDTKARQIYLGEQFRM
- a CDS encoding LPS export ABC transporter periplasmic protein LptC: MYRKIMIFIFITTVCSGCKVQEKKVQENVLPPVEQQVSGFRVSHRSGRGQQGVRWELEGSSAKFIAGNIVLLDTIIATAYSEEGFVKVVADEGKIDRNTNNLELRKNVKAHTSDGVNLYTDSLNWIEESKTITTKDVVSVEKENIKAIGKGAIAEVSLKQVQLKEDVKLEVKSGAQEEQGQPALQPTIITCTGPLDVDFQKSIAVFNENVHVIDHRGELFADTVEVFFDPQNRKILKIIAKGNVRLKEGENELFGDKGIYDTDTGKITITGEKQRPKLIFYPGE
- a CDS encoding serine--tRNA ligase codes for the protein MLDIKYIRENIEKVEWVIRARSGYAVDIDKLICLDEERRRLLIEADALKHKKNTASEEIALLKKQGKDTHLIIEEMRFVSNKIQQIDCVIKEKEEQINKILWIIPNILHNSVPVGPASENRIIRQWGKFRKFNFQPKNHMQIAEELDILDMQRAAKITGHAFPLFKGDGSKLVRALIGFMLDTHTKEHNFKEVWPPLLVNRASMTATGQLPKLEEDMYRLKDDDLFLIPTAEVPLTNIYSNEAIPEENLPLYITAYTPCFRREAGTYGRETKGLTRVHQFDKVELVKIVKPENSYDELETLLGCAEKILQMLNIPYRVMLLSAQGTSFAASKCYDIEGWAHVANTYLEVSSCSNFEDFQARRANIRYKNRTTGKSGLVHTLNGSGVALARTIICILENYQQKNGSVQVPNALIKYMDGQDVIRKK